In a single window of the Zea mays cultivar B73 chromosome 5, Zm-B73-REFERENCE-NAM-5.0, whole genome shotgun sequence genome:
- the LOC109939943 gene encoding uncharacterized protein: MSSRNEAPSSVAGEYDPKSDPTRKPRKSTDPGWKYGFWPDLQNKDKVECTLCGQVVSGGIKRLKQHLAGAYGDAKLCPKASSALRKEMTSYLEANKRKRPMFLDEDEEDDEVVEVAAADGANDTSAVESQASKVQPSSGTAAKKRQSTLQFKANSKAQPKTTKSVVEMLRRTPEEVVDERLSGSYQPTILASAKSKEDKHYVDMQWALFFYECGVPFNAAAARQFQIAIEATAQFGSGYKPPTPYQLGEPLLQEAVKSTTTMREEHERAWKHYGCTLMSDGWSDRRGRHLINFLVNSPEGTYFLESVDASSEVHDAYMLADLLEKKVDEIGRDKVVQVVTDNGANYKAAGKLLMDRIPTLFWSPCAAHCLDLMLEDIGNLKEFKKPIARARRVTTFIYRHGRILAAMREKTGGADLVRPAATRFATSFLTLKSLYKHKDALKALFASTAWTDNRLSKTSAGLDVYNIVFSTQFWNSVEDCLRASGPLLIVLRVVDGDERPAMPEVQALMKCAKEKINQSFAVQSKKNLLKKIITIIERRWEKQMDHPLYGAAMYLNPGKLHPLIRNDDDATVGQLRGCFLDVLARMVDDEETRDKINSQAMDYEFLRGAAFSNKMAKDNLQTMTPLEWWRSYGGRAIELQRFARRLVSLCASSSGCERNWSTFEFIHTKKRNRLLHKRLNSIVFISYNRKMKARFQKLRQKKGKNFDPLVHEDFNWDNEWADSLHVVPEGGRGCECDLTWDLVDNAIGASQALRGRNLPRRAHNVYSRRNSVAAQNMSEAEEEDEDEDEDVPHDDAEITDCEDESNGGNDGEEGEAPNIPGEFDDDF, encoded by the exons ATGTCTTCTCGAAATGAAGCTCCATCTTCTGTGGCTGGTGAGTACGACCCGAAGAGCGATCCTACCCGGAAGCCACGGAAGTCTACTGATCCAGGGTGGAAGTATGGATTTTGGCCGGATCTTCAAAATAAAGATAAGGTGGAATGCACCCTATGTGGTCAGGTTGTTAGTGGAGGAATAAAGAGGTTAAAGCAACATTTGGCAGGGGCATATGGAGATGCAAAGTTATGTCCCAAGGCTAGCAGTGCATTAAGGAAGGAGATGACAAGTTATTTGGAGGCAAACAAGAGAAAAAGACCAATGTTtctagatgaagatgaagaagatgatgaagtGGTGGAGGTGGCAGCAGCAGATGGGGCAAATGATACATCTGCTGTGGAGTCTCAAGCATCCAAGGTGCAGCCCAGTTCTGGTACAGCAGCCAAAAAAAGACAATCAACCTTGCAATTTAAGGCAAATAGTAAAGCACAGCCAAAGACAACCAAGTCCGTAGTTGAGATGTTGCGGAGAACACCAGAGGAGGTGGTGGATGAGAGACTTTCAGGCTCTTATCAGCCCACAATCTTGGCTAGTGCAAAAAGCAAGGAGGACAAACACTATGTGGACATGCAGTGGGCTTTGTTCTTCTATGAGTGCGGTGTACCTTTCAATGCCGCGGCAGCTAGGCAATTTCAGATTGCAATTGAGGCCACAGCACAGTTTGGTTCAGGGTATAAGCCTCCAACACCGTACCAACTAGGCGAGCCATTGCTACAAGAGGCTGTGAAGTCAACAACTACAATGAGGGAGGAACATGAGCGTGCATGGAAACACTATGGTTGCACACTCATGTCTGATGGATGGTCTGATAGGAGGGGACGCCATCTCATTAACTTCTTAGTGAACAGCCCAGAGGGCACTTACTTTTTAGAGTCCGTTGATGCATCTAGTGAAGTACATGATGCATACATGCTTGCTGATTTGCTTGAGAAAAAAGTTGATGAGATTGGGAGAGACAAGGTTGTACAAGTTGTTACTGATAATGGTGCCAATTACAAAGCTGCAGGCAAGCTTCTAATGGATAGGATTCCTACATTATTTTGGAGTCCATGTGCTGCACATTGCTTGGACCTAATGTTGGAGGACATAGGAAACTTGAAGGAATTCAAGAAACCAATTGCACGTGCAAGGCGTGTGACAACTTTCATATACCGACATGGGAGAATTCTTGCTGCCATGAGAGAGAAAACTGGTGGGGCTGATCTTGTGAGGCCTGCCGCCACTCGTTTTGCTACTTCCTTTCTCACATTGAAGAGCTTGTACAAGCACAAGGATGCTTTGAAGGCTTTATTTGCAAGCACAGCTTGGACTGATAACAGGTTGTCAAAGACAAGTGCTGGATTGGATGTGTATAACATTGTCTTCTCCACACAGTTTTGGAATTCAGTAGAAGATTGCCTTAGAGCTTCAGGGCCACTACTTATTGTACTTAGGGTGGTAGATGGAGATGAGAGGCCAGCTATGCCAGAGGTCCAAGCATTGATGAAATGTGCAAAGGAAAAGATCAATCAAAGCTTTGCTGTCCAAAGCAAGAAGAATTTActcaagaaaatcataactataaTTGAACGGCGTTGGGAGAAACAGATGGATCACCCATTGTATGGGGCTGCAATGTATTTGAACCCAGGAAAGCTGCATCCTCTCATAAGAAATGATGATGATGCTACTGTTGGTCAGCTAAGAGGTTGCTTTCTTGATGTGCTTGCAAGAATGGTAGATGATGAGGAAACTAGAGACAAGATCAATTCTCAAGCAATGGATTACGAGTTTCTTAGAGGAGCAGCTTTTTCAAATAAGATGGCCAAAGATAACCTACAAACTATGACCCCAC TTGAGTGGTGGCGTTCGTATGGTGGTCGTGCTATTGAGTTACAGAGATTTGCTAGACGTTTGGTGAGTCTTTGTGCGTCTTCATCAGGTTGTGAACGCAATTGGAGTACCTTTGAATTT ATCCATACAAAGAAAAGAAACCGATTGTTGCATAAGAGGTTGAATTCTATTGTCTTCATTTCCTACAACAGAAAGATGAAAGCTAGGTTCCAAAAACTACGCCAGAAGAAGGGGAAAAACTTTGATCCATTGGTTCATGAGGACTTCAACTGGGACAATGAGTGGGCTGATTCTTTGCATGTAGTCCCTGAAGGTGGGCGTGGGTGTGAGTGTGACCTTACATGGGACCTTGTGGATAATGCCATTGGAGCATCGCAAGCACTTCGGGGCCGAAACTTACCAAGAAGGGCCCATAATGTGTATTCAAGAAGAAATTCTGTTGCTGCACAAAACATGTCAGAGGCTGAAGAggaagatgaagatgaagatgaagatgttCCACATGACGATGCAGAAATCACAGATTGTGAAGATGAATCTAATGGTGGCAATGATGGTGAAGAAGGGGAGGCACCCAATATCCCAGGAGAGTTTGATGATGATTTTTGA